Within the Butyrivibrio sp. AE3004 genome, the region ATCGGCAGGCTTTTTTGGATATAGCTTTTTAGCCTTATGAGGTGTTCTGTCCTCTATGGATGCAAGCTCTTCCTCGTATTGAGGGTCGGGATCCTGGTCATCCAGCGACTTTGTGAGTTCGTTCCGTACAGGGACATTCATGCCGGGCGTCCTGTCTTCGATAAAGGTAAGCTCTTCCATATCGTTTTCAGAAATATAGGTTGGCTGATTAGCCTCATCCTCTATTGGATTAACGTCAGCAACACGATTGGCTCTTGCGAGCATGATTTCTGCTTCATTTCTCTCAGGGATAAGATCAGCTGCTTCATCCGGTGAAAGAAGTTGTTCTGCCTCATACTGAGGAGGATTGTCAGAAGTTTTATCTTTAATAGGAATTTCCCGGTATTCTGCTTCAAGGGGAGCAGTGAACTGATATTGTTCTACCTTTGGGATTTCCTTTTCGTATTTTGATATAGGCTTGTTTTTGTTTTCTTTTTTCTCGGGTTCCGGTAGTTCCCATCTTCCCTGATATTTTTTGCTCTCGTAATCCTTGGAAACCGCAAGCTGAGGAACATAATTGACAGGAATCTTATCACCGGAAGCAATCTTCTCATCAGGAGATTTAGAGATGCCAAGAATATCGTCAACCTTAAGCCCGAGCTTTTCCTTTTTCTTGTTCTGTATGAGTGTTACGAGATCCGCACCCATGGAATCAAGAGTACAGCCTATGGCGGGCTGTCCGTTTAGTATAAATACACGTACAACGGTTGCCTCGCAGGCATAGAAATGAAAATATGTCGGGTCATATCTGAAAGAAGCAATAACGTGGTCACCAACCTTAACAGATGCGTCTGTATCCAGAATAAAGGCTATTCCCTTCATGGAGATATCATAAACAAGAGCATTTCTAATGTCCTTGCCATCACCTATCCTGATGACACCGAGTCTGTCTATATCATAGCGCTCGGCCTGTCTGCGATTTACGATATGGCCATCCGTGGTACACCTGATAAGATGGTATTTGCCATACTTGGTATCAACAGGAGCTATTCTGTCGGATATGAATTCATAGGACCTGCCGTCTCTCTTGTTTACGGCAACAATCTTTGAAGGTTCGGAAAAAGTAAGATCCTCATCAAAATAGGTCAAAGAGTCCACAAGAAGACCATCTCTGACACCTACAGCTGCCTTAGTGATAAGAAGAATGCCGTGTCCGTTGATGGTTGCATGAATTTTAATTTTTGATTCTTTCATGATTTCGTTTAGTTTCATAATATTATTTTATAACAATGGAAAATGCTTCGCAATTACTAAAGAAAAACTAAAAATGTACCGAAATATAAGTTGAACATTAGGATAGCGGAGCTATCTTAAGTTTAATTTTGAAGCTGGGCAGACCCTGTTATGGGGTGGCTCAGCTTTTGTTGTTTTAGGGCATGGAGGCCGCATGTTGAATTTGGAGGGATTGCTTATGAGGATTGCAAACAGTACGGTCAACCTTGTTTCGGAAAGGAGGTTTCACGAAGCATACAGTATCACGAAAGAAAAAGGCGTAGTATCATCAATCAGTGACATGGCGGGAAGCTTTAAAAATTTGCTGACAGGTATTAATGGTGAGACTAATGAGAGTAATAAAGCTGTGAGCGATGAGAAAAAGGGAGAAGAAAAGCTTTTTACAAATTACAACTCAGATGGTGGATATGCGGTTTCAAACGACTCCCCATTTATGTCCAAGATGTCGGATATTGAAAATCTACGCATGCAGATTATGGAAAAGCTTCTGAATATAATGCAGATATTGTACGAAGGAATGGCTTCAGGAAGCAGTAAATCGAGAATGCAGGAGTATATGCGTGGATTAAGTGAAAAGATGAGTGCAGGAAGCTATCAGTGGATGTCGGTTACGACAACGACCTATATCCATACACAAGAGGAGCATACAGCGTTTACAGCTAAAGGAATTGCCAAAACAGAGGACGGAAGAGAACTTAATTTTGGGATTAATGTAAGCATGTCCAGACAGTTTAATGAGGCTATAGGAGTTATGCATGCAAGTCCCATGCAGCTCATAGATCCGCTTGTCATAAATATCGGAAACAGTGTCACGGAGATTTCCGACCAGAGCTTTACTTTTGATCTTGATGCTGACGGCAGTGAGGATACTGTTAAGAGCCTTGCTCCCGGTTGTGGTTTTCTTGCTTATGATAAGAATGGTGACGGAATAATAAATGATGGTTCAGAGCTGTTTGGAGCATTATCCGGAAATGGATTTACGGAACTTTCAAAGTACAACACAGATGGTAATGACTGGATCGATGAAAATGATGAGATTTACGAAAAACTTCGCGTCTGGTGCAGAGGAGAGGATGGAAAGGATACACTTATGACTCTGAAAGAAGCGGATGTAGGAGCTATCTATCTAAAGCATGCGGAAACTGAGTTTACCTCTCAGGGAAATGACTTCATGGTAAATGCAAAATATAAGTCAAGCGGAATATTCTTAAGGGAATCAACAGGTGAAGCGGGTGTGGTTCACCAGATTGATCTTGCAAAGATGGCATAAGGACCGATATTTTGCTACTTTTTTTCATTTCGTTAAGCGCTATTTTGTATTAAACCAAGATGTTTTATGGTAAAATACTTCATAAGAAAACTTGTTGGGGGAGTTTAACTTATGGGGAAGAATCACAGAATCCATTTCGGATTTCTTTTTCACGTAAATTTTTACCATCCGGATCTTGGTGATTCCAATGACGATAAGGGCTTTGGAAGAGACCTGTCGAGAATTCGTGAGATTCTTGAGATTTTGAAGCGGGCAAATAATGATGGACAACCGGTGCAGGCAACCTGGGATTTTGAAAATGATTATACCCTGGGCAGAATACTTCCTTCTCTTGGTCCTGATGTTATAGACGGCGTAAAGACAAGACTTCGTGAACGGGGAGACGAGCTTGTTTTATCCGGAAGACATGCAAATCTTTTTGCGGGAATGACCGGAAAAGAATTGAATTTTGCTCTTCATTACAAGTCTAATGAGCTTGGAGAAACTTCGGATGTGCTGCGGACTGAGGGGGATATTTTTTCACCTGCTATGATTGGGAGACTTCGCAAAGCAGGGATAAACACGGTGCTTCTTAGTAACAGTAATGTTGGACCGAATGCACTCTCAGGTGTAGTAAGGGAGTTTGGAAAATCTGATTATGCGACTTATAATCCTGCGACGTACAGGCATGGAAATAATTCCATGAACGTGATTCCAGTATATACACCTGCGGATTGGATAGAAGAGGGATCGCTGACCAGATTTCTTAATTCACTGCATGCAAAGCAGGTTTCAGGTGAGATAGAGGGTGATATTTTCATTCTTGCAGGGGCAGATGTGAAAAGTCCCTGGTGGGAGCCTATGGAAATAAGAACTCTTTTCAGAAAGGCAGCAGGAACGGAAGGGCTTGCAGGTTTCCTTAAGGCCCTAAGAAAACTTGATTTTGTAGCATACAACACTCCCAGTGGATATATGACGGATCATGCGCCTGTTTCCGAGATTTCATTTTCAGGAGATATGGGCTGCGGCACGAGCGGAGATCTTTCAAACTATAGCGAGCTTCCTTTTGACAGACTGATATGGACCAGAATCGAGAGAGCGAGAATGGGAAGCAAAGTTTATAACGCAGAGAGAGTTTCAGATTCGTTGTCAGAGAGAGTAAAGATTCTTTCCGCATCGGATTTTGGACCCTTTTCACCCGCACCCGCTAAGGACAGATTTAAAGAGATTGATAAGCGTTCAAAAGAGATTCAGAAAATAGAGCGCAGAGCAATAAATGCCAAGGAAATGTCCATGCGGACAAGCGGAAGGCAGAGACTTAACAATAGCGCCGCCGGCAAACATCTCTACTCCAGAAGAAGGGATGAAGAGGAGAGGAATTCATTTATCATAATGAATCCCAAAGGACAAAAGACAGTCACCTTTCAGCTTGCCATAGACAGCGGAATGTGTCCTAAGGTAAAGACACTTGTTTTTGAGTGCGACGAATGCAGGATAAATACATATACCGCTGTAGAGATGGGGACAGATAACGGTTATGTAAATTCTGTTTTCGTGATCATGAGATTTGCGGAAGCACAGAGCACTTATAAAATTTTTTATCATTTTGACAGAAAAGACATTCCCAAGGAACCACATAAGCCTCTTATAGAGCTTGGACCTGAGGATCACCCTGTTTTTCATGCTGAGGGAGCAATGAGAAGACTCCTGGAGGCGCAGGGAAAATTAAAGGCAAAGCCGGAGCCTGTCAAGGAAGAAAAAAACCAGGCTGTTGCAGAGCGTATAGCAGCAATGAGAAGTGCCAAGGAGTCGGCAAGACCCGCAGGCTATAATGCTAACGGAGAGAGAGAAAGCTATGTAATAATAAGTCCGGAGCAAAAGCTTAAGCTTGTGGTTGGTGGAACCGGTGCTTCGAAGGGTAAGATCAGAGAAGTATATTTCGGAGATGAGAGAATAGGCGATGACCAGTTCCTGTCTTCGTTTATAAAGTGCGGTAACGTTGTAAATGAATTTACCTGCGAAGAGGTTAGCGAGGCTGAATTTGCCGGAAAAGGTGACGGCGTTATGGTTCAGGGAGCAGTGCACGCGCAGGGCGAAACGTCTCCGGGAAAATATAAATTGCAGATAATCAAATCCCCGGCACTTAAGGGTATCGACGGCCTTTTTATACATATGGATGTTACCTATCCCGAAATGGGAGACGCAGCAGACAAGCTGCAGGAGATAGTTCCTTTTCAGATATCGCCTCAATACCACGCAGGAGTATCCGTTATCAGAAAAAGCTTTACAGGCGATGTGAGTGACTATCCAGTCTCTGTTTTTGGTAAAGCAGTAAGAGGAAATGAGAATCTGCAGTCGTTCAATCATCAGCTTACTGCCGGAATAGTCGGAGCAAAGGGAGCGCTTTCCGGTATACTTCTCGGTATGACAAGAACTGTGCTTGGTGGACTTGCCGTATGCCCGGGAAGGCTTGTAACTGACGGTGAGGGCCAGCATCTTAGTCTTAATCCTTATGGAACCTATGGAGTGCGCGAAAAGAAATATCCGTCTAAGAGCGAGGGGCTTCTGCAAAAATATGCGGATTCTGTTATAAATGAAAAGCCTGTTAATACAGCAGCAGCTTACAGCGGAGTCAGGGAGAAGTTCTGTATGTGTCTTGCAGGCTTTGGAGGGGCAAGACCTTCGGAAGGTCTTGTTGCTGAACTTACGGCATTTTGTGACGGAGCTGTTATCTGCGGCGATGAAGCGGGAGTTATTCATCCGTTTGAAGGAGATAACGTCATTCTTCCAAAGGCTTTTTCCGAAGTTGCCATAGGTACGTCGGGACATGAAGAGCCTGAGGATATGAAGCAGTTAAAAACTGACCTTGCAAGATTTTTAAATCAACGTCGCAAATAGTATTGACTCAGATATGTTTCTTTTGATATTGTAGACAAAGGCAAAGGCGCCGTTCCATATAGGGGAAGTGCCTTTGCCTTTTTTCTTATAAAAATACAGTTGAGCAGAATACTTACAGTGAGATGGTATCGAGCTTTTTATGTAGTTATTCAGCTAAAGAAAATGGGCATAATGTAAAGAATTAAACCGGCGTCTTAAAGACACATAGAAAAGACGCAGAAAAGAGGACAAATGGGAAAGCTTACCAAGAAGGATATTTTCAGGATTGTCAACGAAGAGGATGTCGCATTCATAAGGCTTCAGTTCTGTGATATTTTCGGAACTCCGAAGAATATCGCTATCACAGCGGGCCAGCTTGAGAGCGCACTTAATAATGAATGTATGTTTGACGGCTCTGCGATAGAAGGATTTACGGGTATGGAGGGTGAAAGCTCACAGGAAACTTTAAGCGAGATGTATCTGTATCCTGACCTGGACAGTTTTCAGATATATCCCTGGAGACCACAGAGCGGAAAAGTTGCGAGAATGTTCTGTGATGTCTACACTGCGGACAGAAAGCCTTTTTCCGGCGATCCCAGAAGTATTCTGAAAAGAGTACTAAGTGATGCCAAGGAAATGGGAATGACCTTCAAGGCTGATCCGGAGCTTGAGTTTTTTCTGTTTGATCTTGATGATGAAGGGCAGCCGACTACGGAGACTCATGAGAATGCAGGGTATTTTGACCTCGCACCTGCAGACCAGGGTGAGAACGTAAGACGAGACATTATTATGAATCTTGAGGAGCTTGATTTTAATATAACTTCATCCCACCATGAGATTTCTCCGGCCCAGCATGAAATAGATTTTACAGAAGATGATGCTGAAAGAATGGCAGATATGATCATGACCTTTAAGATGACGGTCAAGACAATTGCCAAGAGGCACGGCCTCTATGCGACATTTATGCCAAAGCCCAAAGAAGGTGTAAACGGTTCCGGTATGCACATAAATATTTTGTGTGAGGATGAGGATGGTAACGACCTTTTTTCTGAGAATGGCAATCTGTCTGATATGGCGAAGGAGTTTATTGCCGGAATCCTGGATCACATCTGTGGAATGACGCTGGTTACAAATCCGGGAGTTAATTCCTATAAGCGTCTTGTACCCGGGTACGATGCTCCTGTTAATGTTTCCTGGTCTGCATCCTCAGCAAATAGGAGTGCTCTCATAAGAATTCCTTCCATGTCCGGTAAAAATGCGAGAATAGAGCTTAGAAATCCTGATGCAACCTGTAACCCGTATCTTGCGATCGCACTCATCCTTGCAGCAGGAATGGATGGAATAAAGAGAGGGCTTACACCTCCCGCTGAGCTAAAAATGAATCTGAAAAACAAAACAGATGATGAGCTAAGAAAAACAAAGCTTTCGACTCTTCCCGAAACTCTGGGTGAGGCGATAGAAAGCTATCAGAAGGATAAATTTGTCAGAAAGGTTCTGGGGGATGCGGTTTTCAACAGGTACCTTGACGCAAAGAGAAAAGAATGGAAAAACTTCCGCACATGCGTTACGCAGTGGGAAATCAAAGAATATCTGAACAAGCAGTAAGATAAAGGAAGTAACAGGTTGCAGAATATTATCGTGGCATTCGCAAAGCAGGAGGATGCGCAGAATTTTAAAAGCATATTGATGCGTGGCGGTTTTGAACCTGCCTACGTATGCCTGACCGGAGCTCAGGTTCTTTCAGCTATGGAGAACCTGGGAAACGGTGTGGTAATCTGCGGCTATCGCCTGGGTGATATGCTCTGCACCGAGCTTTCAGAGGATATGCCGGAGTATTTTAAGATGCTCCTTATTGCCAGCAAAGCAAAGGCTGACGACCTTGATCTTTACGGAAAAGAAAATGTAGTTTATCTGCCAACACCCTTGAAGAAGGATGATCTGTTTTCTACCCTCACGATGATGATAGAGGGCGCTGCAATTCGCCGAAAAAAGGTGAAGGAAAAAAGGCGCTTTAGAAGCAGTGAGGATCAAAAAGTTATCGACAGGGCAAAAGCCATACTTATGGAGCGTCATAATATGACTGAGCCTGAAGCCCACAAATATCTTCAGAAATGTTCCATGGATTCCGGAACATCACTCCTTGAAACAGCTGAAATGCTTTTGGCTTTTAAGTAATCACTTAGCGAGGTATTTTCGAGCTTAGTGTACTACTTAGTTCTGGCGAGCGGATGCGAGAGCAGAACTTCCGAAATTTCTTTTATATATATAATGCATAACCAAGGCATATGGTGTGATATAATATATCTATATTTAGCGGAAAACGGAGGGCGGTTATGAATAACAGAGTTTTTCACGTAGATCACCAGATTGCCAGCAAGAATGTAGATGATTCGGCTACCGAATGGACCAGAGTCGTTCAGTACGATGAGATTAATGGGTATGAGCGATTATCCGGCGGAAAGCTTATGAGCTGGATTGACCAGGTTGCAGGTACGGTTGCGTTGAGGCATGCCGGGACGCCTGTCACGACAGCAGCTATCGACAATATGCAATTTAAACAGTCGATAAAGCTTAATGATATAGTGGTTGTTCGCGGTCACATTACCCATGTTGGACGTACTGCTATGGAGATTCGTGTCGACACTTATGTTGAAGATCTCCACACAGGTATGAGACATGTTGTGAACAGAGCATATGTTACTGAAGTATGCATTGATGAAGAGGGTAAGCCAACAACGGTTCCTTATGGTTTAAATGTCCGCACTGAGGTCGAGAGAGCTGAGTGGCAGGGCGCTGAAAGGAGAATAGAGCTTCGTGCACAGAGGAGAAGAGAGGGATTCTGAGTATTGAATTTATTTTTGAAAAAAGACTTCCACTCCTACACTAAAAAGTGTAAAATGGTTTCCTGCGTAGTTTTTTTTCTGCGCAGGAAATTTTGCGTATTATAAGAAAAAAATAATTTTTGTTTTCGAGGGGAGATTACTAAAGAGGGATCAGAAAACAAAATGGAAAACTATGAAGTTAAATATCATCAGCAAAAAAGGCTGATAGATCAGCTTATGCATGCTCTTGCCAGGGTGGCCGATGAAAATGGTAAATATACGAAGGAACATTCTGAGAGAGTCGCACTGTACTCAATGGAAATTGCGAGAAGTATGGGAAAAAGTCGCAAGGAGCAGTACGAGATATATCAGATGGGGCTTCTGCATGATATCGGAAAAATAGGGATTCCCGATTCAATAACCGCTAAACCGGAAGGTCTTCAGGATGATGAATACAGTCTTATGAAACAGCATCCTATGATAGGCGCCAGGATTCTTCAGAATATTACGGAGATTCCGGGGCTTGCTGTGGGCGCCAGATGGCATCACGAGAGATATGACGGAAGCGGATATCCGGATGGGCTTATAGGCAATGCCATTCCTGAAGAAGCACGTATTATAGGCTGTGCAGATGCATATGATGCGATGAGCTCCGAGAGGAATTATTCCGGAGTTATGAAACAGCAGAAGGTAAGAGAAGAAATTGAACGCGGAAAGGGAACTCAGTTTGATCCGAAGATAGCTGACATTCTTCTTCAAATGATAGATGATGACAAAAATTACGTTATGAACTCAGAGGTTCCGACTTATATTATTGAGGAATATTTTTCCAGATTGGAATGAGGAAAAATTCATAGTCAATTGTTATTCTTAATTCCTGCAAGAGTGTAAAAAAATTTAAGCAGAGAAGAATAATTCAATTTTTGAGTTCGATTGAAAAGCATGACACATCGTGGTAAAATTTTAACGATGTGCCATGTTTTTTATTAATTGTGGCTCAATATAAATTTGTTTATATAACCCAGGAGGTACACTGATGAGTAAGAGTTTCGACGATATTCTTGCAAAGTTAAAGACAGCCAGCACTAAGAAGCTTGCAGTAGCTTGTGCACAGGATGAGCCTGTTCTTGAGGCTGTTAAGCTGGCAAAGGAGCGCGGCATCGCAGATGCTATTCTTGTAGGCGATAAGGAAGAAATTGAGAAGATTGCTGCAGGTATGGGCATGGATCTTTCACAGTTCGAAATTATCGATGAGAAGGATACAGTAGAGGCTGCAACTAAGGCAGTATCACTTGTTCATGATGGCAAGGCTGATATTTATATGAAGGGACAGCTTGATTCCAAGACATTCCTTAAGTCTGTTTTGAATAAGGAAGTTGGACTTCGTACAGGTCGTCCTCTTTCTCATGTATGTGTGTTTGAGATTCCCGGCATTGACCGTCTTCTTTTCCTTACAGACGTTGCTTTCATGCCTTATCCCACTCTTGAAGATAAAAAGGTTATCATTGAATATACAGTAAATGTTGCAAGAGCTTGTGGCGTTGAGTGTCCTAAGGTTGCTCCTCTTGCAGCTGTTGAAGTTGTAAATGACAAGATGCCCGTAACTGTTGAGGCTGCTGAGCTTACACGTCTCAATGAGGCAGGTGAGATTAAGAACTGCATCGTTGACGGACCTCTTTCAATGGATCTTGCAATCGATCCTTCTGCGGCAGAACACAAGGCAGGCGCTAAGGACCGTAAGATTGTAGGTGACGCAGATATCCTTCTTTTCCCTGATATTCATGCAGGTAACCTTACATACAAGACAATCGTTCGTCTTGCTACAGTTAAGAACGGTAACATCCTTACAGGAACCAAGGCTCCCGTAATTCTTACATCACGTTCTGATTCTGTTGAGGTTAAGCTCAACTCTATCGCACTTGCAGCAGTAGTAGCAGAAGAGAAGAATTTATAATAAGGGAAAAAGGAGAGAAAACCATGATCAAAAGTTTAATTATCAATCCGGGTTCCACATCAACAAAGCTTGGTATTTTCGAGGATGAGACACTTAAAATGGATGAGACACTCCGCCATCCCACAGAGGAGATTGCAAAGTATGATCACATCACTGATCAGCTTGGCTGGAGAAAGGAACTCATTCTTAACTTCCTCAAAGAGTCAAATGTAGACGTAAAGTCTTTCAATGTTATTGTAGGCCGCGGCGGACTTGTTAAGCCCATCCCCGGTGGTACATACGAGGTTAATGATGCTCTTCTTAAGGACCTCAAGGCAGGTGTTCAGGGTGAACACGCAAGTAACCTTGGCGGACTTCTTGCAAAGGAAATCGCTGACGAGATCGGTGTTCCTTCCTACATCGTAGATCCTGTTG harbors:
- a CDS encoding PilZ domain-containing protein, with the protein product MKLNEIMKESKIKIHATINGHGILLITKAAVGVRDGLLVDSLTYFDEDLTFSEPSKIVAVNKRDGRSYEFISDRIAPVDTKYGKYHLIRCTTDGHIVNRRQAERYDIDRLGVIRIGDGKDIRNALVYDISMKGIAFILDTDASVKVGDHVIASFRYDPTYFHFYACEATVVRVFILNGQPAIGCTLDSMGADLVTLIQNKKKEKLGLKVDDILGISKSPDEKIASGDKIPVNYVPQLAVSKDYESKKYQGRWELPEPEKKENKNKPISKYEKEIPKVEQYQFTAPLEAEYREIPIKDKTSDNPPQYEAEQLLSPDEAADLIPERNEAEIMLARANRVADVNPIEDEANQPTYISENDMEELTFIEDRTPGMNVPVRNELTKSLDDQDPDPQYEEELASIEDRTPHKAKKLYPKKPADPLDELKKQPGSASKSSKQYVADLAELEGRDFNPSEQTKKKLDFISSIVGDANELKNLISGSSRQSKPKKKNKPQENFLNAASIPKAGSIQSAGTGHQVKFVDAYNSSMKSAPTKPADKQKPQDKEQPITGIAKAKGVIHATSASIPNDFSGRGNLPDRAPSLNNKKVAVSSADFPADYDGYYNQKGNAIDEDLFSIKRNDGFLTPEQIADIIELERISKNE
- the glnA gene encoding type I glutamate--ammonia ligase, translating into MGKLTKKDIFRIVNEEDVAFIRLQFCDIFGTPKNIAITAGQLESALNNECMFDGSAIEGFTGMEGESSQETLSEMYLYPDLDSFQIYPWRPQSGKVARMFCDVYTADRKPFSGDPRSILKRVLSDAKEMGMTFKADPELEFFLFDLDDEGQPTTETHENAGYFDLAPADQGENVRRDIIMNLEELDFNITSSHHEISPAQHEIDFTEDDAERMADMIMTFKMTVKTIAKRHGLYATFMPKPKEGVNGSGMHINILCEDEDGNDLFSENGNLSDMAKEFIAGILDHICGMTLVTNPGVNSYKRLVPGYDAPVNVSWSASSANRSALIRIPSMSGKNARIELRNPDATCNPYLAIALILAAGMDGIKRGLTPPAELKMNLKNKTDDELRKTKLSTLPETLGEAIESYQKDKFVRKVLGDAVFNRYLDAKRKEWKNFRTCVTQWEIKEYLNKQ
- a CDS encoding ANTAR domain-containing response regulator; protein product: MQNIIVAFAKQEDAQNFKSILMRGGFEPAYVCLTGAQVLSAMENLGNGVVICGYRLGDMLCTELSEDMPEYFKMLLIASKAKADDLDLYGKENVVYLPTPLKKDDLFSTLTMMIEGAAIRRKKVKEKRRFRSSEDQKVIDRAKAILMERHNMTEPEAHKYLQKCSMDSGTSLLETAEMLLAFK
- a CDS encoding acyl-CoA thioesterase; this translates as MNNRVFHVDHQIASKNVDDSATEWTRVVQYDEINGYERLSGGKLMSWIDQVAGTVALRHAGTPVTTAAIDNMQFKQSIKLNDIVVVRGHITHVGRTAMEIRVDTYVEDLHTGMRHVVNRAYVTEVCIDEEGKPTTVPYGLNVRTEVERAEWQGAERRIELRAQRRREGF
- a CDS encoding HD-GYP domain-containing protein, yielding MENYEVKYHQQKRLIDQLMHALARVADENGKYTKEHSERVALYSMEIARSMGKSRKEQYEIYQMGLLHDIGKIGIPDSITAKPEGLQDDEYSLMKQHPMIGARILQNITEIPGLAVGARWHHERYDGSGYPDGLIGNAIPEEARIIGCADAYDAMSSERNYSGVMKQQKVREEIERGKGTQFDPKIADILLQMIDDDKNYVMNSEVPTYIIEEYFSRLE
- the ptb gene encoding phosphate butyryltransferase, whose amino-acid sequence is MSKSFDDILAKLKTASTKKLAVACAQDEPVLEAVKLAKERGIADAILVGDKEEIEKIAAGMGMDLSQFEIIDEKDTVEAATKAVSLVHDGKADIYMKGQLDSKTFLKSVLNKEVGLRTGRPLSHVCVFEIPGIDRLLFLTDVAFMPYPTLEDKKVIIEYTVNVARACGVECPKVAPLAAVEVVNDKMPVTVEAAELTRLNEAGEIKNCIVDGPLSMDLAIDPSAAEHKAGAKDRKIVGDADILLFPDIHAGNLTYKTIVRLATVKNGNILTGTKAPVILTSRSDSVEVKLNSIALAAVVAEEKNL